The genomic segment GAACAACTAAGAGTTTTCCATCCTGTTGAATATTTGGAAGTGCGGATCCACAGTTGGGGCAGAAGCTTTTGATATGCCCGGTTGATTTAAATTGATATGTTCTTACCTTATCTTCACCCGATAGCCATCTCAACTTAGCCGTGGAAGAAAATAAATTTGCCGCATGGGCAGAGCCGGTATCTTTACGGCAACGACTACAATGACATAAAAAGAAATTTTCAAAATCTCCATTTATTTCAAAGGTGATTTCACCACAAAGACAAGATCCCGTATGTTTCATATGTTTTCTCTCCTTTTTCTTCTTCTTCCTGTGTTCACTTTTTATACTCTTTTTCATGTTGTATGCCTCAAGATGAAAGCCTCTCCTTGTGCAAATGGGCTCAGAGTATATAAGAGAATCCGACACCTGGATATCTTCGGCTGCCAATTTCCAGTTGTGCATTTTCTGAGGTTATGCCTCCTTGGTTTTTGTAGAAGCTATTGTTTTTTGCATGAAGTAGGGTCCAAATAATCATGGTTTTACAACCTTTGGCCTTAAAATGGTGTTTCATGTGGCTGAGCAAAGCCGTTCCGATCCCTTTGCCTTGATACTCTGGCAGAATATAAAAGCCGATTACTTGACAATCATATGTGCCCTCTTGGCGTTTACCAGAAATAAACCCCCTGATTTGAGCATGGTCTTCGTAAAGAAATATGGTTTCCCGTTCTTGGAGTATATTGGGGCCGATGATATCGATGAAGGTGCTCTCTTTCATACGTTTGGGGTAGTCGGGATCAATAATACCCGTATATGCTTGTTCCCATGCTTTTATAATGATGTGGGCAATC from the Sediminispirochaeta bajacaliforniensis DSM 16054 genome contains:
- a CDS encoding GNAT family N-acetyltransferase, which produces MIRPATIEDTKPIAHIIIKAWEQAYTGIIDPDYPKRMKESTFIDIIGPNILQERETIFLYEDHAQIRGFISGKRQEGTYDCQVIGFYILPEYQGKGIGTALLSHMKHHFKAKGCKTMIIWTLLHAKNNSFYKNQGGITSENAQLEIGSRRYPGVGFSYIL
- a CDS encoding GFA family protein — encoded protein: MKKSIKSEHRKKKKKERKHMKHTGSCLCGEITFEINGDFENFFLCHCSRCRKDTGSAHAANLFSSTAKLRWLSGEDKVRTYQFKSTGHIKSFCPNCGSALPNIQQDGKLLVVPAGSLDSEVTIRPEGHIFMGSRAKWDNDLEKVPRFDKLP